A genomic segment from Mustela lutreola isolate mMusLut2 chromosome 15, mMusLut2.pri, whole genome shotgun sequence encodes:
- the MYOCD gene encoding myocardin isoform X3 translates to MHILQGSTAERSIPTAQMKLKRARLADDLNEKIALRPGPLELVEKNILPVDSAVKEAIKGNQVSFSKSADAFAFEEDSSSDGLSPDQARSEDPQGSAGSPADTKASETPLAGPLGPVQDHSSGSENDRKDSASQPSSQSDTGKQGLGPLGNPITVHAAVKSKSLSDSKNRHKKPKDPKPKVKKLKYHQYIPPDQKAEKSPPPMDSAYARLLQQQQLFLQLQILSQQQQQQHRLGYPGIHQAQLKEPNEQMVRNPNSTSTPLSNTPLSPVKNSFSGQTGVSSLKPGPLPSNLDDLKVSELRQQLRIRGLPVSGTKTALMDRLRPFQDCAGNPVANFGDITTVTFPVTPSGALPGYQSSPSAGALSNGFYHFGSTSSSPPISPASSDLSGAGSLPDTFNDASPSLCLHPSPVHACAEESLLGGLGGGSLAPEPDGRDSEKDKMLVEKQKVINELTWKLQQEQRHVEELRMQLQKHKRAGGPEKPPPFLAVPIKQEDAVPSCPFAPQQRPGKRQGQGAEGQVQAGEAAGRRPLGPAPCAEASGHSDALPSTFLSPQCSPQHSPLGAVKSPQHISLPPSPNNHYFLPSSSGAPGEGHRISSPVSQVCAAQNSGAHESQPASFSPQPSSLHPPFSGAQADSSHGAGGTPRPKSPGVQQKMAGLHSSSEKTGPKFSIPSPTFSKSTSTVPEITQPPSYEDAVKQQMTRSQQMDELLDVLIESGEMPADARDDHSCLQKVPKIPGSSRSSPAALPKPSSSGGHLSFDHYGADSDEHLEVLLNSQSPLGKVGDVALLKIGSEEPPFDGIMDGFSGKAAEDLFSTHEILPGPLSPMQTQFSPSSVDSSGLQLSFTESPWETMEWLDLTPPSSTPSFSSLGTGGPSIFNIDFLDVTDLNLNSPMDLHLQQW, encoded by the exons GTAACCAGGTGAGTTTCTCCAAATCGGCAGATGCATTTGCCTTCGAAGAGGATAGCAGCAGTGACGGGCTTTCTCCAGACCAGGCTCGGAGCGAAGACCCCCAGGGATCAGCGGGATCCCCTGCAGACACGAAAGCCTCAGAGACCCCTTTGGCAGGTCCTCTGGGGCCCGTCCAG GATCATTCTTCTGGCTCCGAAAATGACAGGAAAGACTCAGCCTCCCAGCCCAGCAGCCAGTCAGACACAGGGAAGCAGGGGCTCGGCCCTCTTGGCAACCCGATCACTGTGCACGCTGCCGTAAAG TCCAAGTCCTTGAGCGACAGTAAGAACCGCCACAAAAAGCCCAAGGACCCCAAGCCCAAGGTGAAGAAGCTCAAATACCACCAGTACATCCCGCCggaccagaaggcagagaagtcCCCGCCGCCCATGGACTCGGCCTACGCCCGGCTGCTCCAGCaacagcagctcttcctgcagCTCCAGATCctgagccagcagcagcagcagcagcaccggCTCGGCTACCCGGGGATTCACCAAGCTCAGCTCAA ggAGCCAAATGAACAGATGGTCAGAAATCCAAACTCTACTTCAACACCACTGAGCAATACCCCTTTGTCTCCTGTCAAAAACAGCTTTTCTGGACAAACTGGCGTCTCTTCTCTCAAACCTGGCCCGCTGCCATCAAACCTAGATGATCTGAAG GTCTCGGAATTGAGACAGCAGCTCCGAATCCGGGGTCTGCCCGTGTCAGGCACCAAGACGGCCCTCATGGACCGGCTGAGGCCCTTCCAGGACTGTGCGGGAAACCCCGTGGCCAACTTCGGGGACATCACGACCGTCACCTTTCCCGTGACGCCCAGCGGCGCGCTGCCCGGCTACCAGTCGTCCCCGTCCGCCGGCGCCCTGTCCAACGGCTTTTATCACTTCGGCAGCACCAGCTCCAGCCCACCGATCTCGCCCGCCTCGTCCGACCTGTCGGGAGCGGGGTCCCTGCCCGACACCTTCAACGACGCGTCCCCGTCCCTCTGCCTGCACCCGTCGCCGGTGCACGCGTGCGCCGAGGAGAGCCTGCTGGGCGGCCTGGGCGGGGGCTCGCTGGCGCCCGAGCCGGACGGGCGGGACTCGGAGAAGGACAAGATGCTGGTGGAGAAGCAGAAGGTCATCAACGAGCTCACCTGGAAGCTGCAGCAGGAGCAGCGCCACGTGGAGGAGCTCCGGATGCAGCTGCAGAAGCACAAGAGGGCCGGCGGCCCCGAGAAGCCGCCGCCCTTCCTGGCCGTCCCCATCAAGCAGGAGGACGCCGTGCCCAGCTGCCCCTTCGCGCCGCAGCAGAGACCCGGGAAGAGGCAAGGCCAGGGGGCCGAGGGCCAAGTGCAGGCGGGCGAAGCGGCCGGGCGCCGGCCCCTGGGGCCTGCTCCCTGCGCCGAGGCCTCGGGCCACAGCGACGCGCTGCCTTCCACCTTCCTGAGCCCCCAGTGCTCCCCGCAGCACTCGCCGCTGGGCGCTGTCAAAAGCCCGCAGCACATCAGTTTGCCCCCGTCACCCAACAACCATTacttcctgccctcctcctcgGGCGCCCCGGGGGAAGGGCACAGGATCTCCTCACCTGTCAGCCAGGTGTGCGCTGCACAG AACTCAGGGGCGCACGAGAGCCAGCCTGCGAGCTTCAGTCCCCAGCCCTCCAGCCTCCACCCCCCTTTCTCTGGAGCCCAGGCAGACAGCAGTCATGGTGCTGGGGGCACCCCTCGTCCCAAAAGCCCAGGGGTCCAGCAAAAG ATGGCTGGTTTACACTCTTCTTCTGAGAAGACGGGGCCAAAGTTCTCCATTCCATCTCCAACATTTTCCAAGTCCACTTCAACCGTTCCAGAGATAACCCAGCCTCCGTCCTATGAAGATGCCGTCAAGCAG CAAATGACTCGGAGCCAGCAGATGGATGAGCTCCTGGACGTCCTCATTGAAAGTGGAG AAATGCCAGCTGATGCTAGAGATGATCATTCGTGTCTTCAAAAAGTCCCCAAGATACCTGGGTCTTCCCGAAGCTCCCCAGCTGCCCTGCCCAAACCCTCCTCTTCGGGGGGCCACCTCTCCTTCGATCACTACGGCGCCGACAGTGATGAGCACCTTGAAGTCTTACTAAACTCCCAGAGCCCCTTAGGGAAGGTGGGCGATGTTGCCCTGCTGAAAATCGGGAGTGAAGAGCCTCCTTTCGATGGGATAATGGATGGATTCTCTGGGAAGGCTGCGGAAGACCTGTTCAGCACCCATGAGATCTTGCCAGGCCCCCTGTCCCCAATGCAGACTCAGTTCTCCCCCTCCTCCGTGGACAGCAGTGGGCTACAGCTAAGCTTCACTGAGTCTCCTTGGGAGACCATGGAGTGGCTGGACCTCACGCCACCAAGCTCCACGCCAAGCTTTAGCTCCCTCGGCACGGGCGGCCCCAGCATCTTCAACATTGATTTCCTGGATGTCACGGATCTCAATCTGAATTCCCCCATGGACCTCCACTTACAGCAGTGGTAG
- the MYOCD gene encoding myocardin isoform X2, which yields MTLLGSEHSLLIRSKFRSVLQLRLQQRRTQEQLAGQGITPRSTAERSIPTAQMKLKRARLADDLNEKIALRPGPLELVEKNILPVDSAVKEAIKGNQVSFSKSADAFAFEEDSSSDGLSPDQARSEDPQGSAGSPADTKASETPLAGPLGPVQDHSSGSENDRKDSASQPSSQSDTGKQGLGPLGNPITVHAAVKSKSLSDSKNRHKKPKDPKPKVKKLKYHQYIPPDQKAEKSPPPMDSAYARLLQQQQLFLQLQILSQQQQQQHRLGYPGIHQAQLKEPNEQMVRNPNSTSTPLSNTPLSPVKNSFSGQTGVSSLKPGPLPSNLDDLKVSELRQQLRIRGLPVSGTKTALMDRLRPFQDCAGNPVANFGDITTVTFPVTPSGALPGYQSSPSAGALSNGFYHFGSTSSSPPISPASSDLSGAGSLPDTFNDASPSLCLHPSPVHACAEESLLGGLGGGSLAPEPDGRDSEKDKMLVEKQKVINELTWKLQQEQRHVEELRMQLQKHKRAGGPEKPPPFLAVPIKQEDAVPSCPFAPQQRPGKRQGQGAEGQVQAGEAAGRRPLGPAPCAEASGHSDALPSTFLSPQCSPQHSPLGAVKSPQHISLPPSPNNHYFLPSSSGAPGEGHRISSPVSQVCAAQNSGAHESQPASFSPQPSSLHPPFSGAQADSSHGAGGTPRPKSPGVQQKMAGLHSSSEKTGPKFSIPSPTFSKSTSTVPEITQPPSYEDAVKQQMTRSQQMDELLDVLIESGEMPADARDDHSCLQKVPKIPGSSRSSPAALPKPSSSGGHLSFDHYGADSDEHLEVLLNSQSPLGKVGDVALLKIGSEEPPFDGIMDGFSGKAAEDLFSTHEILPGPLSPMQTQFSPSSVDSSGLQLSFTESPWETMEWLDLTPPSSTPSFSSLGTGGPSIFNIDFLDVTDLNLNSPMDLHLQQW from the exons GTAACCAGGTGAGTTTCTCCAAATCGGCAGATGCATTTGCCTTCGAAGAGGATAGCAGCAGTGACGGGCTTTCTCCAGACCAGGCTCGGAGCGAAGACCCCCAGGGATCAGCGGGATCCCCTGCAGACACGAAAGCCTCAGAGACCCCTTTGGCAGGTCCTCTGGGGCCCGTCCAG GATCATTCTTCTGGCTCCGAAAATGACAGGAAAGACTCAGCCTCCCAGCCCAGCAGCCAGTCAGACACAGGGAAGCAGGGGCTCGGCCCTCTTGGCAACCCGATCACTGTGCACGCTGCCGTAAAG TCCAAGTCCTTGAGCGACAGTAAGAACCGCCACAAAAAGCCCAAGGACCCCAAGCCCAAGGTGAAGAAGCTCAAATACCACCAGTACATCCCGCCggaccagaaggcagagaagtcCCCGCCGCCCATGGACTCGGCCTACGCCCGGCTGCTCCAGCaacagcagctcttcctgcagCTCCAGATCctgagccagcagcagcagcagcagcaccggCTCGGCTACCCGGGGATTCACCAAGCTCAGCTCAA ggAGCCAAATGAACAGATGGTCAGAAATCCAAACTCTACTTCAACACCACTGAGCAATACCCCTTTGTCTCCTGTCAAAAACAGCTTTTCTGGACAAACTGGCGTCTCTTCTCTCAAACCTGGCCCGCTGCCATCAAACCTAGATGATCTGAAG GTCTCGGAATTGAGACAGCAGCTCCGAATCCGGGGTCTGCCCGTGTCAGGCACCAAGACGGCCCTCATGGACCGGCTGAGGCCCTTCCAGGACTGTGCGGGAAACCCCGTGGCCAACTTCGGGGACATCACGACCGTCACCTTTCCCGTGACGCCCAGCGGCGCGCTGCCCGGCTACCAGTCGTCCCCGTCCGCCGGCGCCCTGTCCAACGGCTTTTATCACTTCGGCAGCACCAGCTCCAGCCCACCGATCTCGCCCGCCTCGTCCGACCTGTCGGGAGCGGGGTCCCTGCCCGACACCTTCAACGACGCGTCCCCGTCCCTCTGCCTGCACCCGTCGCCGGTGCACGCGTGCGCCGAGGAGAGCCTGCTGGGCGGCCTGGGCGGGGGCTCGCTGGCGCCCGAGCCGGACGGGCGGGACTCGGAGAAGGACAAGATGCTGGTGGAGAAGCAGAAGGTCATCAACGAGCTCACCTGGAAGCTGCAGCAGGAGCAGCGCCACGTGGAGGAGCTCCGGATGCAGCTGCAGAAGCACAAGAGGGCCGGCGGCCCCGAGAAGCCGCCGCCCTTCCTGGCCGTCCCCATCAAGCAGGAGGACGCCGTGCCCAGCTGCCCCTTCGCGCCGCAGCAGAGACCCGGGAAGAGGCAAGGCCAGGGGGCCGAGGGCCAAGTGCAGGCGGGCGAAGCGGCCGGGCGCCGGCCCCTGGGGCCTGCTCCCTGCGCCGAGGCCTCGGGCCACAGCGACGCGCTGCCTTCCACCTTCCTGAGCCCCCAGTGCTCCCCGCAGCACTCGCCGCTGGGCGCTGTCAAAAGCCCGCAGCACATCAGTTTGCCCCCGTCACCCAACAACCATTacttcctgccctcctcctcgGGCGCCCCGGGGGAAGGGCACAGGATCTCCTCACCTGTCAGCCAGGTGTGCGCTGCACAG AACTCAGGGGCGCACGAGAGCCAGCCTGCGAGCTTCAGTCCCCAGCCCTCCAGCCTCCACCCCCCTTTCTCTGGAGCCCAGGCAGACAGCAGTCATGGTGCTGGGGGCACCCCTCGTCCCAAAAGCCCAGGGGTCCAGCAAAAG ATGGCTGGTTTACACTCTTCTTCTGAGAAGACGGGGCCAAAGTTCTCCATTCCATCTCCAACATTTTCCAAGTCCACTTCAACCGTTCCAGAGATAACCCAGCCTCCGTCCTATGAAGATGCCGTCAAGCAG CAAATGACTCGGAGCCAGCAGATGGATGAGCTCCTGGACGTCCTCATTGAAAGTGGAG AAATGCCAGCTGATGCTAGAGATGATCATTCGTGTCTTCAAAAAGTCCCCAAGATACCTGGGTCTTCCCGAAGCTCCCCAGCTGCCCTGCCCAAACCCTCCTCTTCGGGGGGCCACCTCTCCTTCGATCACTACGGCGCCGACAGTGATGAGCACCTTGAAGTCTTACTAAACTCCCAGAGCCCCTTAGGGAAGGTGGGCGATGTTGCCCTGCTGAAAATCGGGAGTGAAGAGCCTCCTTTCGATGGGATAATGGATGGATTCTCTGGGAAGGCTGCGGAAGACCTGTTCAGCACCCATGAGATCTTGCCAGGCCCCCTGTCCCCAATGCAGACTCAGTTCTCCCCCTCCTCCGTGGACAGCAGTGGGCTACAGCTAAGCTTCACTGAGTCTCCTTGGGAGACCATGGAGTGGCTGGACCTCACGCCACCAAGCTCCACGCCAAGCTTTAGCTCCCTCGGCACGGGCGGCCCCAGCATCTTCAACATTGATTTCCTGGATGTCACGGATCTCAATCTGAATTCCCCCATGGACCTCCACTTACAGCAGTGGTAG
- the MYOCD gene encoding myocardin isoform X4 codes for MKLKRARLADDLNEKIALRPGPLELVEKNILPVDSAVKEAIKGNQVSFSKSADAFAFEEDSSSDGLSPDQARSEDPQGSAGSPADTKASETPLAGPLGPVQDHSSGSENDRKDSASQPSSQSDTGKQGLGPLGNPITVHAAVKSKSLSDSKNRHKKPKDPKPKVKKLKYHQYIPPDQKAEKSPPPMDSAYARLLQQQQLFLQLQILSQQQQQQHRLGYPGIHQAQLKEPNEQMVRNPNSTSTPLSNTPLSPVKNSFSGQTGVSSLKPGPLPSNLDDLKVSELRQQLRIRGLPVSGTKTALMDRLRPFQDCAGNPVANFGDITTVTFPVTPSGALPGYQSSPSAGALSNGFYHFGSTSSSPPISPASSDLSGAGSLPDTFNDASPSLCLHPSPVHACAEESLLGGLGGGSLAPEPDGRDSEKDKMLVEKQKVINELTWKLQQEQRHVEELRMQLQKHKRAGGPEKPPPFLAVPIKQEDAVPSCPFAPQQRPGKRQGQGAEGQVQAGEAAGRRPLGPAPCAEASGHSDALPSTFLSPQCSPQHSPLGAVKSPQHISLPPSPNNHYFLPSSSGAPGEGHRISSPVSQVCAAQNSGAHESQPASFSPQPSSLHPPFSGAQADSSHGAGGTPRPKSPGVQQKMAGLHSSSEKTGPKFSIPSPTFSKSTSTVPEITQPPSYEDAVKQQMTRSQQMDELLDVLIESGEMPADARDDHSCLQKVPKIPGSSRSSPAALPKPSSSGGHLSFDHYGADSDEHLEVLLNSQSPLGKVGDVALLKIGSEEPPFDGIMDGFSGKAAEDLFSTHEILPGPLSPMQTQFSPSSVDSSGLQLSFTESPWETMEWLDLTPPSSTPSFSSLGTGGPSIFNIDFLDVTDLNLNSPMDLHLQQW; via the exons GTAACCAGGTGAGTTTCTCCAAATCGGCAGATGCATTTGCCTTCGAAGAGGATAGCAGCAGTGACGGGCTTTCTCCAGACCAGGCTCGGAGCGAAGACCCCCAGGGATCAGCGGGATCCCCTGCAGACACGAAAGCCTCAGAGACCCCTTTGGCAGGTCCTCTGGGGCCCGTCCAG GATCATTCTTCTGGCTCCGAAAATGACAGGAAAGACTCAGCCTCCCAGCCCAGCAGCCAGTCAGACACAGGGAAGCAGGGGCTCGGCCCTCTTGGCAACCCGATCACTGTGCACGCTGCCGTAAAG TCCAAGTCCTTGAGCGACAGTAAGAACCGCCACAAAAAGCCCAAGGACCCCAAGCCCAAGGTGAAGAAGCTCAAATACCACCAGTACATCCCGCCggaccagaaggcagagaagtcCCCGCCGCCCATGGACTCGGCCTACGCCCGGCTGCTCCAGCaacagcagctcttcctgcagCTCCAGATCctgagccagcagcagcagcagcagcaccggCTCGGCTACCCGGGGATTCACCAAGCTCAGCTCAA ggAGCCAAATGAACAGATGGTCAGAAATCCAAACTCTACTTCAACACCACTGAGCAATACCCCTTTGTCTCCTGTCAAAAACAGCTTTTCTGGACAAACTGGCGTCTCTTCTCTCAAACCTGGCCCGCTGCCATCAAACCTAGATGATCTGAAG GTCTCGGAATTGAGACAGCAGCTCCGAATCCGGGGTCTGCCCGTGTCAGGCACCAAGACGGCCCTCATGGACCGGCTGAGGCCCTTCCAGGACTGTGCGGGAAACCCCGTGGCCAACTTCGGGGACATCACGACCGTCACCTTTCCCGTGACGCCCAGCGGCGCGCTGCCCGGCTACCAGTCGTCCCCGTCCGCCGGCGCCCTGTCCAACGGCTTTTATCACTTCGGCAGCACCAGCTCCAGCCCACCGATCTCGCCCGCCTCGTCCGACCTGTCGGGAGCGGGGTCCCTGCCCGACACCTTCAACGACGCGTCCCCGTCCCTCTGCCTGCACCCGTCGCCGGTGCACGCGTGCGCCGAGGAGAGCCTGCTGGGCGGCCTGGGCGGGGGCTCGCTGGCGCCCGAGCCGGACGGGCGGGACTCGGAGAAGGACAAGATGCTGGTGGAGAAGCAGAAGGTCATCAACGAGCTCACCTGGAAGCTGCAGCAGGAGCAGCGCCACGTGGAGGAGCTCCGGATGCAGCTGCAGAAGCACAAGAGGGCCGGCGGCCCCGAGAAGCCGCCGCCCTTCCTGGCCGTCCCCATCAAGCAGGAGGACGCCGTGCCCAGCTGCCCCTTCGCGCCGCAGCAGAGACCCGGGAAGAGGCAAGGCCAGGGGGCCGAGGGCCAAGTGCAGGCGGGCGAAGCGGCCGGGCGCCGGCCCCTGGGGCCTGCTCCCTGCGCCGAGGCCTCGGGCCACAGCGACGCGCTGCCTTCCACCTTCCTGAGCCCCCAGTGCTCCCCGCAGCACTCGCCGCTGGGCGCTGTCAAAAGCCCGCAGCACATCAGTTTGCCCCCGTCACCCAACAACCATTacttcctgccctcctcctcgGGCGCCCCGGGGGAAGGGCACAGGATCTCCTCACCTGTCAGCCAGGTGTGCGCTGCACAG AACTCAGGGGCGCACGAGAGCCAGCCTGCGAGCTTCAGTCCCCAGCCCTCCAGCCTCCACCCCCCTTTCTCTGGAGCCCAGGCAGACAGCAGTCATGGTGCTGGGGGCACCCCTCGTCCCAAAAGCCCAGGGGTCCAGCAAAAG ATGGCTGGTTTACACTCTTCTTCTGAGAAGACGGGGCCAAAGTTCTCCATTCCATCTCCAACATTTTCCAAGTCCACTTCAACCGTTCCAGAGATAACCCAGCCTCCGTCCTATGAAGATGCCGTCAAGCAG CAAATGACTCGGAGCCAGCAGATGGATGAGCTCCTGGACGTCCTCATTGAAAGTGGAG AAATGCCAGCTGATGCTAGAGATGATCATTCGTGTCTTCAAAAAGTCCCCAAGATACCTGGGTCTTCCCGAAGCTCCCCAGCTGCCCTGCCCAAACCCTCCTCTTCGGGGGGCCACCTCTCCTTCGATCACTACGGCGCCGACAGTGATGAGCACCTTGAAGTCTTACTAAACTCCCAGAGCCCCTTAGGGAAGGTGGGCGATGTTGCCCTGCTGAAAATCGGGAGTGAAGAGCCTCCTTTCGATGGGATAATGGATGGATTCTCTGGGAAGGCTGCGGAAGACCTGTTCAGCACCCATGAGATCTTGCCAGGCCCCCTGTCCCCAATGCAGACTCAGTTCTCCCCCTCCTCCGTGGACAGCAGTGGGCTACAGCTAAGCTTCACTGAGTCTCCTTGGGAGACCATGGAGTGGCTGGACCTCACGCCACCAAGCTCCACGCCAAGCTTTAGCTCCCTCGGCACGGGCGGCCCCAGCATCTTCAACATTGATTTCCTGGATGTCACGGATCTCAATCTGAATTCCCCCATGGACCTCCACTTACAGCAGTGGTAG